Within Anaerolineae bacterium, the genomic segment TTGCGCATCTGGGCGACGAGCCACAGGAGTCCTTCGTCGTAAATCAGGAAGCCGCGACAGCCGGCCTCATAGCCGCGCTTGATATCGTCAACCGCCCGCAAGACCTGCTCCATGCCGCGCAGACGATAGCTAATGCGCACACCCTGAGGAGACAGAACCGTCGCACCAGTGTCATAGGTCGCGCGCGGGCCGACGGAGAGAAGCAGTTCCGCCCCGTAGTCATGACACAGCTTGCAGTATTCCTTCAGCTCCTGAAAGGTGTGGCGGAACATTCCATAGGTCTCTGTGACGCGGTTGATGGTGATGCCCAACTTGTCGCTGGTCTCGAGCAGAGCGGCCACCGCCGCGGCCGAGTTGACCGTGGGCACCTCGATGCGAAAGTGCGCCCCATCCGGGAACGTCTGGGTAGAGGTGGGCAAATCGTTCAGATCCCCCTCCGGCAGTCCCAGTGACTTCAGGTACTTGCGTGTTTCCTCGAACATGGTAGTAATACCTCCCGATAGTTGATTGGTATCTCCAATGTGGGGCATTACGCCGGCACATGGATTACTCGAAATGCTGGGGCAGAGGCGGTGCGTAGGCCCACACCAGCTTCAGCGGTTCATCGCCGATGTTCTCCAGACGGTGGCGCTTGCCTAATGGCGCGAAGATGGCGGTATCGGGGCCTACCTCCCATTCCCCTTCGCCCTCAACCACCAGCTTAGCCCTTCCGCTGATGATGAACATCACCTCTTCCGAATCCTCGTGCACATGATCCGGGATCATACTGCCCACTTCGGTGATGTTCATGCCCATGGAGACGTTGCGTGTCCCGATGGTCTTGGGCCCCAGCAGGAGCTTGGAGACTCGCGGCGGGGTGCGGTATTCTCCCGGGACATCCTCGGCTTTGACAAACGGCAGTTTGTCCACTGTACACCTCCTGAGATGGTTTTATACCGTGAATCGGACGGGCATTTGCCCGGCGATCGCCTGCGCCGTTTCGGTTACCGCCGGCGCCATTTCGGTCAGGGTCTCTATGGTCAAGCGGGAAGCCGGCCCCACCAGGCCCACGGCCGCATCCGCATAACCGTCCACGTTCAGGATAGGGGCGGCAACGGCCCGGATTGCCGCCTCCAGTTCTCCATTGTCGATTGCGTAGCCTCGCTCGCGGATGCGCTCCAGCTCTTCGCGGAGCCGGGCCGGCGAGGTGATGGTGGTTTCGGTGAACTGCCGCATCGGTTCGAGCAGAACCTCTTCGATCACATCGGGCGGTTGGAATGCCAGCATGGCCTTGCCGCTGGCGGAGCAGTAGGCCGGCAGGCGCCGGCCCACCAGCGGCGCCACCGACAGCGAGCGGCCGCTGTGGATGACCTCGACGTAGAGCACCCGCCCCCGGTCGAACAACCCCAGGTCACAGGTCTCCTGAAAACGCTCCACGAGCTGGCGCATGTAGGGCAGGGCGATGCGGCGCAGGCCCAGCCGCCCCAGGGCGCCCAGGCCCAGTTCGATGATGCGCCGGCCGAGCCGGAACCGCTCTCCGTCCGGCGAACGCTCCAGGAACCCGCCGGCCATAAGGGTCATCAGGATGCGGTGCACGGTGGCCTTGTGGATGCCGGTCATCTGGGCGATCTCGGTCACCCCGCGGTCCGTGTGATCGTTGTCAAAGGTCATCAGGATGCGCATCGCCCGCTCAATGGCTCGTACTGTATATGTGCTGGTCATTCCTCACCGCCCTGCTCCACCGATGCTGGGATACGGCGCTTTACGCGCCCTTATTTCGGCTTGCCGCAGACGAAATTGGCCGCATCGTCCATACTGCCACTGCCCTTATATTCGATGGTTTGGGGATACGGGCAGAGCGGCCGCGAGAACGCCGGCTTGCCGTCCTTGATCTTGGTGGCAATGACCATATCCGGCGCCACGCCTTTCTCCACCCACTGCTCCAGCGCGCTGACCATATCGAATGTGTCCGGCCCTTCGCCGCCGCGGCAGTGCCCCACACCCGGGATCATGAACAGGCGCACGAATTCCTGAGCCTCCGTCTCGCTCCCCACATCCTCGACCACGCTGTTGTAGTAGTTGATGGTGTTGCGCGGCGCGATGTTCTGGTCGGCCCAACCGTGCCACAGGATCAGTTTGCCCCCTAGCAGGCGGAAGGCGGTCAGATCCGGATCAGTGGCGTTCAGGATGGGGCCGTAGCGGGCATCGGCCTCGTACAGGATGGCGAAGTCCTTCGGATCGGTGAAGTCAAAGGTCTTCCAATCCCAATCCGGGTTGTTAAAGACCATGTACTTGAAGTAGGAGAGCGGGATGACGAAAGGCTCGCCGATATGGCCAGGCCAGTCCAATTCACTGCCAGGCTCGTACCCCGGCCAGAACAGCTCGCCGGTGGTGGGATCCCGCAGGCCGTCGTACACCTTCTTCACCGAATCCACCTGCTGGGCCGTCAGGCAGTCCGCCGCATCGGCGCCCTTGCACTGGAGGACCGCCGGGTCAAAGTTGCATTTGCGCGGGTCCTCGAT encodes:
- a CDS encoding IclR family transcriptional regulator; amino-acid sequence: MTSTYTVRAIERAMRILMTFDNDHTDRGVTEIAQMTGIHKATVHRILMTLMAGGFLERSPDGERFRLGRRIIELGLGALGRLGLRRIALPYMRQLVERFQETCDLGLFDRGRVLYVEVIHSGRSLSVAPLVGRRLPAYCSASGKAMLAFQPPDVIEEVLLEPMRQFTETTITSPARLREELERIRERGYAIDNGELEAAIRAVAAPILNVDGYADAAVGLVGPASRLTIETLTEMAPAVTETAQAIAGQMPVRFTV
- a CDS encoding tannase/feruloyl esterase family alpha/beta hydrolase, with protein sequence VVYGPDWKSPKSAFGQASVGVPFCRVAATVEPAIKFEVWMPPADKWNGKFFGVGNGALAGGINYPAMVAPLMRGYAVASTDGGHESPAPVVGDWMNGRPDLWDDFGYRAIHEMTKKSKLIVEAYYGKAPAHSYFQGCSGGGQQALAEAQRYPADYDGIIAGAPANFPTRMWPGEVWPAFVTHRSKAYEIPLEKLPLIHEAAVKACDALDGEQDGLIEDPRKCNFDPAVLQCKGADAADCLTAQQVDSVKKVYDGLRDPTTGELFWPGYEPGSELDWPGHIGEPFVIPLSYFKYMVFNNPDWDWKTFDFTDPKDFAILYEADARYGPILNATDPDLTAFRLLGGKLILWHGWADQNIAPRNTINYYNSVVEDVGSETEAQEFVRLFMIPGVGHCRGGEGPDTFDMVSALEQWVEKGVAPDMVIATKIKDGKPAFSRPLCPYPQTIEYKGSGSMDDAANFVCGKPK
- a CDS encoding peptidase — protein: MFEETRKYLKSLGLPEGDLNDLPTSTQTFPDGAHFRIEVPTVNSAAAVAALLETSDKLGITINRVTETYGMFRHTFQELKEYCKLCHDYGAELLLSVGPRATYDTGATVLSPQGVRISYRLRGMEQVLRAVDDIKRGYEAGCRGFLIYDEGLLWLVAQMRKDGFLPKDIIFKTSAHLGHCNPVSFRVLESLGADSINPVRDLQLPMIAALRAAVKVPIDVHTDNPPASGGFIRVYEAPEIVRVAAPVHLKTGNSVVSAHGQITSAEDGKRMAAQAAIVVEMLGRYYPQAKQTQRGAADLHIPQA
- a CDS encoding cupin domain-containing protein yields the protein MDKLPFVKAEDVPGEYRTPPRVSKLLLGPKTIGTRNVSMGMNITEVGSMIPDHVHEDSEEVMFIISGRAKLVVEGEGEWEVGPDTAIFAPLGKRHRLENIGDEPLKLVWAYAPPLPQHFE